The Mycobacterium seoulense genome has a window encoding:
- the era gene encoding GTPase Era, producing the protein MTEFRSGFVCLVGRPNTGKSTLTNALVGTKVAITSTRPQTTRHTIRGIVHRDNFQIILVDTPGLHRPRTLLGKRLNDLVRDTYGEVDVIGLCIPADEAIGPGDRWIVDQIRSTAPKTTLVAIVTKIDKVPRDRVAAQLVAVSDLVGSSAEIVPVSATTGEQVDVLIDVLVAALPEGPAYYPDGELTDEPEETLMAELIREAALEGVRDELPHSLAVVIDEVNPREDRDDLIDVHAILYVERDSQKGIVIGKGGARLREVGTAARGQIEKLLGTKVYLELRVKVAKNWQSDPKQLGRLGF; encoded by the coding sequence ATGACCGAATTCCGTTCCGGCTTCGTCTGTCTGGTCGGCCGGCCGAACACCGGCAAGTCGACGCTGACCAACGCCCTGGTGGGCACCAAGGTGGCGATCACCTCGACGCGGCCCCAGACCACCCGGCACACCATTCGCGGGATCGTGCACCGGGACAACTTCCAGATCATCCTCGTCGACACACCCGGCCTGCATCGGCCGCGCACCCTGCTGGGCAAGCGCCTCAACGACCTGGTCCGCGACACCTACGGCGAGGTGGACGTGATCGGCTTGTGCATCCCGGCCGACGAGGCGATCGGTCCCGGCGACAGGTGGATCGTGGACCAGATCCGTTCGACCGCACCGAAAACGACGCTGGTGGCCATCGTCACCAAGATCGACAAGGTCCCGAGGGACCGGGTGGCCGCCCAGCTGGTCGCCGTCAGCGACCTCGTTGGCAGTTCGGCCGAAATCGTCCCGGTGTCGGCAACCACCGGCGAGCAGGTGGACGTTCTGATCGACGTGCTCGTGGCGGCGCTGCCGGAGGGCCCGGCGTACTACCCCGACGGCGAACTGACCGACGAACCCGAAGAGACGCTGATGGCCGAGCTCATCCGCGAGGCAGCCCTCGAGGGCGTCCGCGACGAGCTGCCGCATTCACTGGCGGTGGTCATCGACGAGGTCAACCCGAGGGAGGACCGCGACGACCTGATCGATGTGCACGCCATCCTCTACGTCGAGCGGGACAGCCAGAAAGGCATCGTCATCGGCAAAGGCGGCGCCCGACTGCGGGAAGTCGGGACCGCGGCTCGCGGGCAGATCGAGAAGCTGCTGGGCACCAAGGTCTACCTCGAGCTGCGCGTCAAGGTGGCCAAGAACTGGCAAAGCGACCCCAAACAGCTTGGTCGGCTGGGCTTTTAA
- a CDS encoding hemolysin family protein, producing MTGLSWLLGALALIAIGGMFAAIDAAISTVSLARVQELVREERPGAVSLAEVMAERPRYINLVVLLRITCEITATVLLVLFLYDNFGLNWALFGAAATMVVMSFVVIGVGPRTLGRQHAYSISLATAVPLRLISWLLMPLSRLLVVLGNALTPGRGLRNGPFASEIELREVVDLAQQRGVVAADERRMIESVFELGDTPAREVMVPRTEMIWIESDKLASQALNLAVRSGHSRLPVIGENVDDIVGVVYLKDLVQQSFLSGDRGRGITVAQVMRPAVFVPDSKPLDTLLREMQRDRNHMALLVDEYGAIAGLVSIEDVLEEIVGEIADEYDQAETAPIEDLGDKRFRVSARLPIEDLGELYDVEFDDDLDVDTVGGLLALELGRVPLPGAEVVSHGLRLQAEGGTDHRGRVRVGTVLLSPAEPESNGSGDREAEEHG from the coding sequence TTGACCGGCCTGTCCTGGCTGCTCGGCGCGCTGGCGCTGATCGCCATCGGCGGGATGTTCGCGGCTATCGACGCCGCCATCAGCACGGTGTCGCTGGCCCGGGTCCAGGAACTGGTGCGCGAGGAGCGGCCCGGCGCCGTGTCGCTGGCCGAGGTGATGGCCGAGCGGCCGCGCTACATCAACCTGGTCGTGCTGCTGCGGATCACCTGCGAGATCACCGCGACCGTGCTGCTGGTGCTGTTCCTCTACGACAACTTCGGCCTGAATTGGGCGTTGTTCGGCGCTGCGGCGACCATGGTGGTGATGAGCTTCGTCGTCATCGGGGTCGGCCCGCGCACCCTGGGCCGCCAGCATGCGTATTCCATCTCGTTGGCGACGGCCGTTCCGCTGCGGCTCATTTCGTGGTTGCTGATGCCGCTCAGCCGGTTGCTGGTGGTCCTGGGTAACGCGCTCACGCCCGGCCGCGGCTTGCGCAACGGGCCGTTCGCATCCGAGATCGAACTCCGCGAGGTCGTCGACCTGGCCCAGCAGCGCGGCGTGGTCGCCGCCGACGAACGCCGGATGATCGAGTCGGTCTTCGAACTCGGCGACACCCCGGCCCGCGAGGTGATGGTGCCGCGCACCGAGATGATCTGGATCGAAAGCGACAAGCTTGCCAGTCAGGCGTTGAACCTCGCGGTCCGCAGCGGGCATTCCCGGCTCCCGGTGATCGGCGAGAACGTCGACGACATCGTCGGGGTCGTGTACCTCAAAGACCTTGTGCAGCAGAGCTTTCTTTCGGGTGACCGGGGTCGGGGCATCACGGTCGCGCAGGTGATGCGCCCGGCCGTGTTCGTGCCGGACTCCAAGCCCCTGGACACGCTGCTGCGCGAAATGCAGCGCGATCGCAACCACATGGCACTCTTGGTCGACGAGTACGGCGCGATAGCCGGCCTGGTCAGCATCGAGGACGTGCTGGAGGAAATCGTCGGCGAGATCGCCGACGAGTACGACCAGGCGGAGACGGCGCCGATCGAAGACTTGGGCGACAAGCGTTTTCGCGTTTCGGCGCGGCTGCCGATCGAAGACCTCGGTGAGCTGTACGACGTGGAATTCGACGACGATCTCGACGTCGATACCGTCGGCGGTCTGCTCGCGCTGGAATTGGGCCGGGTTCCGCTGCCCGGTGCCGAGGTGGTCTCACACGGCCTGCGCCTGCAAGCCGAGGGCGGCACCGACCATCGGGGGCGGGTACGGGTCGGCACCGTCCTGCTGAGCCCGGCCGAGCCCGAGTCCAACGGCTCCGGCGACCGTGAGGCCGAAGAGCATGGCTGA
- the ybeY gene encoding rRNA maturation RNase YbeY produces the protein MSIEVSNESGVDVSEAELISVARFVIAKMDVNPAAELSMVLLDTAAMADLHMRWMDLPGPTDVMSFPMDELEPGGRPDAPEPGPSMLGDIVLCPEFAAGQADAAGHSLGHELALLTIHGVLHLLGYDHGEPDEEKEMFALQGRLLEEWVAEQVEAYRQDRQLERDRRLLDKSRYFDN, from the coding sequence ATGAGCATTGAGGTATCCAACGAGTCGGGCGTCGACGTCTCCGAGGCGGAGTTGATCAGCGTCGCCCGGTTCGTCATCGCCAAGATGGACGTCAACCCGGCGGCCGAGCTGTCGATGGTGCTGCTGGACACCGCGGCCATGGCCGACCTGCACATGCGCTGGATGGACCTGCCCGGGCCGACGGACGTGATGAGTTTCCCGATGGACGAGCTCGAGCCGGGTGGACGGCCCGACGCCCCGGAGCCGGGACCGTCGATGCTGGGCGACATCGTGCTGTGCCCGGAATTCGCGGCCGGGCAGGCCGACGCGGCGGGCCACAGCCTGGGGCACGAGTTGGCGCTGCTGACCATCCACGGCGTGCTCCATCTGCTGGGCTACGACCACGGCGAGCCGGACGAGGAAAAAGAGATGTTCGCCCTTCAGGGCCGGTTGCTCGAGGAGTGGGTGGCCGAGCAGGTCGAGGCCTACCGGCAGGACCGTCAACTGGAGCGGGATCGCCGGTTGCTGGACAAGTCGAGGTATTTCGACAATTGA
- a CDS encoding PhoH family protein: MTPRETSAVDAAGGLQANAAHVRSSIDVPPDVVVGLLGSADENLRALERSLNADVHVRGNAVTVSGESADVALAERAISELVAIVANGQPLTPEVVRHSVAMLAGTDNESPAEVLTLDILSRRGKTIRPKTLNQKRYVDAIDANTIVFGVGPAGTGKTYLAMAKAVSALQTKQVNRIILTRPAVEAGERLGFLPGTLSEKIDPYLRPLYDALYDMMDPELIPKLMSAGVIEVAPLAYMRGRTLNSAFIVLDEAQNTTAEQMKMFLTRLGFGSKMVITGDITQVDLPGGARSGLRSAIEILDSVEDIHIAELTSVDVVRHRLVSEIVDAYAKFEDPALAMNRAARRASGSRGRR; encoded by the coding sequence GTGACGCCCCGCGAGACCAGCGCTGTTGACGCAGCCGGAGGCCTCCAGGCCAACGCCGCCCACGTACGCAGCAGCATCGATGTTCCGCCCGATGTCGTCGTCGGCTTGTTGGGCTCGGCAGATGAAAACCTCCGCGCGTTGGAACGCAGCCTGAACGCCGACGTGCACGTGCGTGGCAACGCCGTGACGGTCTCGGGGGAGTCGGCCGACGTCGCGCTCGCCGAGCGGGCGATCTCCGAGCTGGTCGCGATCGTCGCCAACGGTCAGCCGCTGACGCCGGAGGTGGTCCGCCACAGCGTGGCCATGCTGGCCGGCACCGACAACGAGTCGCCGGCCGAGGTGCTCACCCTGGACATCCTGTCGCGGCGCGGGAAGACGATCCGGCCCAAGACGCTCAACCAGAAGCGTTACGTCGACGCGATCGACGCCAACACCATCGTCTTCGGGGTCGGTCCGGCCGGCACCGGCAAGACCTATCTGGCGATGGCCAAAGCGGTCAGCGCGCTGCAGACCAAGCAGGTCAACCGCATCATCCTGACCCGCCCGGCGGTGGAAGCCGGTGAGCGCCTTGGCTTTTTGCCGGGCACACTGAGCGAGAAGATCGACCCGTACCTGCGGCCGCTGTATGACGCGCTGTACGACATGATGGATCCCGAGCTGATCCCGAAGCTGATGTCGGCCGGGGTCATCGAGGTGGCGCCGCTGGCGTATATGCGTGGCCGCACGTTGAATTCGGCTTTCATCGTGCTCGACGAGGCGCAGAACACCACGGCCGAGCAGATGAAGATGTTCCTCACCCGGCTGGGCTTCGGGTCGAAGATGGTCATCACCGGGGACATCACGCAGGTCGATCTTCCCGGCGGCGCCAGGTCGGGCCTGCGGTCGGCGATCGAGATCCTGGACAGCGTCGAGGACATCCATATCGCGGAGCTGACCAGTGTGGACGTCGTGCGCCACCGGCTGGTCTCCGAAATCGTCGACGCCTACGCGAAATTCGAAGACCCCGCGCTGGCGATGAACCGGGCGGCCCGGCGGGCGTCGGGCTCCCGCGGGCGCCGGTGA
- a CDS encoding 16S rRNA (uracil(1498)-N(3))-methyltransferase — protein sequence MVATLFYVDALPDVGSLAVLEGDEGFHAATVRRIRPGEQLALGDGAGGLAHCEVEHAGRDGLRARVLKRWSVAAARPPVTVVQALPKSDRSELAIELATEAGADAFLAWQAARCVASWQGARADKGLRRWRAVARSAARQSRRAHIPPVDGVLSTAELAQRIRDEVATGAVVLALHESAIDPLTGIDVGGANALLLVVGPEGGIAPDEVAALTQAGAAPVRLGPQVLRTSTAAAVALGALGVLTPRWDEASSL from the coding sequence ATGGTCGCGACCCTGTTCTACGTCGACGCGCTGCCCGATGTCGGCTCGCTGGCCGTCCTCGAGGGCGACGAGGGGTTCCACGCCGCCACCGTGCGCCGGATCCGTCCCGGCGAACAACTGGCCCTCGGCGACGGGGCCGGCGGCCTGGCGCACTGCGAGGTCGAGCACGCCGGCCGCGACGGCCTGCGGGCCCGGGTGCTGAAGCGCTGGAGCGTCGCGGCCGCCCGGCCGCCGGTGACCGTGGTCCAGGCGCTGCCGAAGTCCGACCGCTCGGAGTTGGCCATCGAGCTGGCCACCGAAGCCGGCGCGGACGCGTTCCTGGCCTGGCAGGCGGCCCGGTGCGTGGCGAGTTGGCAGGGTGCCCGCGCGGACAAGGGCCTGCGCCGGTGGCGTGCCGTCGCCCGTTCGGCGGCCCGGCAATCCCGACGGGCGCACATCCCGCCCGTCGACGGCGTGCTGTCCACCGCGGAGCTGGCCCAGCGGATCCGCGACGAGGTGGCCACCGGAGCGGTGGTGCTGGCGTTGCACGAGTCGGCGATCGATCCGCTGACGGGCATCGACGTGGGCGGCGCGAATGCGTTGCTGCTGGTCGTGGGCCCCGAAGGCGGCATCGCGCCCGACGAGGTCGCCGCGCTGACCCAGGCCGGGGCGGCGCCGGTGCGGTTGGGTCCCCAGGTGCTGCGCACGTCGACCGCCGCGGCGGTGGCCCTGGGGGCGCTCGGCGTGCTCACCCCGCGATGGGACGAGGCTTCGAGCCTGTAA
- the dnaJ gene encoding molecular chaperone DnaJ has protein sequence MARDYYGLLGVSRNAGDAEIKRAYRKLARELHPDVNPDEAAQAKFKEISVAYEVLSDPEKRRIVDLGGDPLENAAAGGGFGGGFGGLGDVFEAFFGGGFSGGAASRGPMGRVRPGSDSLLRMRLDLEECATGVTKQVTVDTAVLCDRCQGKGTNGDSVPVPCDTCGGRGEVQTVQRSLLGQVMTSRPCPTCRGVGVVIPDPCHQCMGDGRVRARREISVKIPAGVGDGMRVRLAAQGEVGPGGGPAGDLYVEVHEQPHDVFVREGDDLHCTVSVPMVDAALGATITIDAILDGISEVTIPPGTQPNSVITLRGHGMPHLRSGTRGDLHVHVEVLVPTRLDHRDTELLRELKTRRSRDVPEVRSTHAGGGLFSRLRETFTGR, from the coding sequence GTGGCACGCGACTATTACGGGCTGCTCGGCGTGAGCAGAAACGCCGGCGACGCGGAGATCAAGCGCGCGTACCGCAAGTTGGCGCGCGAATTGCATCCCGACGTCAACCCGGATGAGGCCGCGCAGGCGAAGTTCAAGGAGATCAGCGTCGCCTACGAGGTGCTGAGCGACCCCGAGAAGCGGCGCATCGTCGACCTGGGTGGCGATCCGCTGGAGAACGCCGCGGCGGGCGGCGGGTTCGGCGGCGGTTTCGGCGGCCTGGGCGACGTGTTCGAGGCGTTCTTCGGCGGCGGCTTCAGCGGCGGCGCGGCCTCCCGCGGTCCCATGGGGCGGGTGCGGCCCGGCTCGGACTCGCTGCTGCGGATGCGTCTCGACCTCGAAGAGTGCGCGACCGGCGTGACCAAGCAGGTCACCGTCGACACCGCGGTGCTGTGTGATCGCTGCCAGGGCAAGGGCACCAATGGTGATTCCGTGCCGGTCCCGTGCGACACGTGCGGCGGCCGCGGCGAGGTACAGACGGTGCAGCGGTCGCTGCTGGGTCAGGTGATGACGTCGCGACCGTGTCCCACCTGCCGCGGCGTTGGTGTGGTCATCCCCGATCCCTGCCACCAGTGCATGGGCGACGGCCGGGTCCGGGCCCGCCGTGAGATCAGCGTCAAGATCCCCGCCGGGGTCGGCGACGGCATGCGGGTGCGGCTCGCCGCCCAAGGCGAGGTCGGGCCCGGGGGTGGGCCGGCCGGCGACCTGTACGTCGAGGTGCACGAGCAGCCGCACGACGTCTTCGTGCGCGAAGGTGACGACCTGCACTGCACGGTGTCGGTGCCCATGGTCGACGCGGCCCTGGGCGCCACCATCACCATCGACGCCATCCTGGACGGCATCAGCGAGGTCACCATTCCGCCCGGCACGCAACCGAATTCGGTCATCACCCTGCGCGGCCATGGGATGCCGCACCTGCGCTCGGGCACCCGTGGCGATCTGCACGTCCACGTCGAGGTGCTGGTGCCCACCCGGCTGGACCACCGCGACACCGAACTGCTGCGCGAGCTGAAGACCCGCCGCAGCCGCGACGTGCCCGAGGTCCGCTCGACGCACGCCGGCGGTGGGCTGTTCAGCCGGCTGCGCGAAACCTTCACCGGTCGCTAG
- the hrcA gene encoding heat-inducible transcriptional repressor HrcA, with the protein MGSADERRFEVLRAIVADFVATKEPIGSKSLVERHNLGVSSATVRNDMAVLEAEGYITQPHTSSGRVPTEKGYREFVDRLHDVKPLSSAERSAILSFLESGVDLDDVLRRAVRLLAQLTRQVAVVQYPTLTSSTVRHLEVIALTPARLLMVVITDTGRVDQRIVELGDVIDDHQLSQLREMLGQALVGKKLSAASIAVADLAGQLRAPDGLGDAVGRSATVLLESLVEHTEERLLMGGTANLTRNAADFGGSLRSILEALEEQVVVLRLLAAQQEAGKVTVRIGHETAAEEMAGTSMVTTAYGTSDTVFGGMGVLGPTRMDYPGTIASVAAVALYIGEVLGAR; encoded by the coding sequence GTGGGAAGTGCCGACGAGCGTCGCTTCGAGGTGCTGCGCGCCATCGTCGCCGATTTCGTTGCCACCAAGGAACCTATCGGTTCCAAGAGCCTGGTGGAGCGTCACAACTTGGGCGTCTCGTCCGCGACGGTCCGCAACGACATGGCGGTGCTGGAGGCCGAGGGCTACATCACGCAGCCCCACACCAGCTCCGGGCGCGTACCCACGGAGAAGGGCTACCGCGAGTTCGTCGACCGGCTGCACGACGTCAAGCCGTTGTCGTCGGCCGAGCGGAGCGCGATCCTGAGCTTCCTCGAGTCCGGTGTCGACCTGGACGACGTGCTGCGCCGGGCGGTGCGGCTGCTGGCGCAGCTGACCCGCCAGGTGGCCGTGGTGCAGTACCCGACGCTGACGTCGTCCACCGTGCGCCACCTCGAGGTGATCGCGCTGACCCCGGCCCGGCTGCTGATGGTCGTCATCACCGACACGGGTCGCGTGGATCAGCGCATCGTCGAACTGGGCGACGTCATCGACGATCACCAGCTGTCCCAACTCCGCGAGATGCTGGGCCAGGCGTTGGTCGGCAAGAAGCTCTCGGCGGCCTCGATCGCGGTGGCCGACCTGGCCGGACAGCTCCGCGCCCCGGACGGCCTGGGCGACGCCGTCGGCCGGTCGGCGACGGTGCTGCTGGAGTCGCTGGTGGAACACACCGAAGAACGCCTGCTGATGGGCGGCACCGCCAATCTCACGCGCAACGCCGCCGATTTCGGTGGCTCGCTGCGCTCCATCCTGGAAGCGTTGGAGGAGCAGGTGGTGGTGCTGCGGTTGCTGGCCGCCCAGCAGGAAGCCGGTAAGGTGACGGTGCGAATCGGCCATGAGACCGCCGCCGAGGAAATGGCGGGGACCTCGATGGTGACCACCGCCTACGGCACGTCCGACACCGTCTTCGGCGGGATGGGTGTGCTGGGGCCCACCCGGATGGACTATCCGGGAACTATTGCCAGCGTCGCCGCGGTTGCCCTTTATATCGGCGAAGTCCTGGGTGCTCGATGA
- a CDS encoding type II toxin-antitoxin system VapB family antitoxin: MIFKGVRDGKPYPEHGLSYRDWSQIPPQQIRLDELVTTTTVLALDRLLSEDSTFYGDLFPHAVRWKGVTYLEDGLHRAVRAALRNRTVLHARVFDMDMAPGPPR, from the coding sequence ATGATCTTCAAGGGCGTGCGCGACGGCAAGCCGTATCCCGAGCACGGGCTGTCCTACCGGGACTGGTCCCAGATTCCGCCGCAACAGATCCGGCTCGACGAACTGGTCACCACGACGACGGTGCTCGCGCTGGACCGCCTGCTGTCGGAGGACTCCACCTTCTACGGCGACCTGTTCCCGCACGCGGTGCGGTGGAAGGGCGTCACCTATCTCGAGGACGGCCTGCACCGCGCGGTCCGGGCGGCGCTGCGGAACCGCACCGTGCTGCACGCCCGGGTGTTCGACATGGACATGGCGCCGGGGCCGCCCCGGTAG
- a CDS encoding carboxymuconolactone decarboxylase family protein, whose protein sequence is MSRLPGVSDRDAGLGAKIAFFFTKRKLAQMTGLQTAGMLEPLRMYAHIPRLLSAYGRLEQAESKLDILSPRHRALAELKAATTVRCEYCIDLGSQIARQWGITDEELLALSDYRNAACFSVVDKLILEYATAISRTPVEVSDELFDALRAHFDTAQLVGLTHVITLGNLRARFNLALGIGSSGFSGDRVCAIPDAAGGT, encoded by the coding sequence ATGTCCCGGTTGCCAGGGGTCTCCGACCGCGACGCCGGCCTGGGGGCCAAGATTGCCTTCTTCTTCACCAAGCGCAAGCTGGCCCAGATGACCGGTCTGCAAACGGCCGGGATGCTGGAACCGCTGCGGATGTACGCGCACATCCCCCGGCTGCTCAGCGCCTACGGGCGGCTCGAGCAGGCCGAATCGAAGCTGGACATCCTCAGCCCCCGGCACCGCGCCCTCGCGGAGCTCAAGGCGGCGACGACGGTGCGCTGCGAGTACTGCATCGACCTCGGTTCACAGATCGCCCGCCAGTGGGGCATCACCGACGAGGAACTGCTCGCCCTGTCCGACTATCGAAACGCCGCGTGCTTCTCCGTCGTCGACAAGCTGATCCTCGAATACGCCACCGCGATCAGCCGCACCCCCGTCGAGGTCAGCGACGAGCTTTTCGACGCGCTGCGCGCGCATTTCGACACCGCCCAGCTCGTCGGGCTCACCCACGTCATCACGCTGGGCAATCTGCGTGCCCGCTTCAACCTGGCGCTCGGGATCGGCTCGTCCGGCTTCTCCGGCGACCGGGTCTGCGCCATCCCCGACGCCGCCGGTGGCACGTGA
- a CDS encoding sigma-70 family RNA polymerase sigma factor produces MRVDASVAARFEAARPQLGAIAYRMLGSIDDAQDAVQEAWLRLSGTGCDGIANLDAWLTTVVARISLNMLRDRRTRGRTVALPDPIVEAEGEFDPEQRALLADAVGLALFVVLDTLPPEQRLAFVLHDVFAVPFDQIAPIVGRTPEATRKLASRARRRIEEADPAPDGDMVAQREAVDAFFAAGRSGDFDRLVAVLHPDVVLRGDFGLGTPGFRTEGASAVAKLARGYAGPDREVRAATVNGAAGAVIFAAGRATAIMGFVVRDGLIASIDVLADPVRVARVARSGPREPRADH; encoded by the coding sequence GTGAGGGTGGACGCGTCCGTCGCGGCGCGTTTCGAGGCGGCGCGACCGCAGCTGGGCGCGATCGCCTACCGGATGCTGGGCTCGATCGACGACGCCCAGGACGCCGTGCAGGAAGCGTGGCTGCGCCTGAGCGGGACCGGCTGCGACGGTATCGCCAACCTGGACGCCTGGCTGACCACCGTGGTGGCCCGCATCTCGTTGAACATGCTGCGCGACCGCCGCACGCGCGGCCGGACCGTGGCCCTGCCGGATCCGATCGTGGAGGCCGAGGGCGAGTTCGACCCCGAACAGCGGGCGTTGCTGGCCGACGCGGTCGGGCTGGCGTTGTTCGTGGTGCTGGACACGTTGCCGCCGGAGCAGCGCCTGGCGTTCGTCCTGCACGACGTCTTCGCCGTGCCCTTCGATCAGATCGCACCCATCGTCGGCCGGACGCCGGAGGCGACCCGCAAGCTGGCCAGCCGCGCACGCCGGCGCATCGAAGAGGCCGACCCGGCTCCCGACGGTGACATGGTCGCCCAGCGGGAGGCCGTGGACGCCTTCTTCGCGGCGGGCCGAAGCGGCGACTTCGACCGCCTGGTAGCGGTGCTCCACCCCGACGTGGTGTTGCGCGGCGACTTCGGGCTCGGCACCCCCGGTTTCCGCACCGAGGGCGCGTCCGCCGTGGCGAAGCTGGCCCGCGGCTACGCGGGCCCGGACCGCGAGGTGCGCGCCGCGACCGTCAACGGTGCCGCGGGTGCGGTGATCTTCGCCGCCGGCCGCGCGACGGCGATCATGGGCTTCGTCGTGCGCGACGGCCTGATCGCCTCGATCGACGTGCTGGCCGACCCCGTACGCGTCGCTCGCGTCGCCCGATCAGGCCCGCGCGAGCCGCGCGCCGATCACTGA